The Prunus dulcis chromosome 5, ALMONDv2, whole genome shotgun sequence genomic sequence TCACAAGACCATTAAGTGGGGCCTGATATTGTGGGGCCCACTTTTTGGCATCTTTTCAAGTCTGCATTGCATACATAAACACACCCTCCTCCACTCCACTAGTTTCTGTTCTTAGCTACTTCTGCTTTGTGCTCTTTTAAATCGACCCATGAAATAGCATCAGAAAAATTAGCTTTGAGATATTCAAAATAAACCTTCCAATTTATGAACTGAGAACACCTTTTAGTCCTACTACTTCCACCCTACAACGCTACAACTCTCAATAAGCACGGGGATTGTGCCCACCCTAGATTCTATCTACACCCTCATATCATCCGATATTGCCTTGAAAAATGGACAAATCGAATCCATAATCTCGAACGCAATAGTCTAGAATTGTTTTTATAGAAATCTACAGAAAgtacttttaaattttctaCAAAACGCTGTCAGAAATACTGAAAGCGTTTTTAACTCCTCCATAAACACTCACAAACATGCGCTTAATTGAGAAAAACTCGTGATCATATAGTAGCATGAGTGACAGTGACATATATAATGTCATTAAAATTTTGTGTGTGAACGTATTAGACATGTCTACTTTAACTATAATGTGCTGATGATGTCATTAGCAGTAATCTGTTGTAAATagaattaatttattctatgATGTCTACACACACACGTGATCTGCTCTTctgtttattatattttatatggctaattaattaattaattttttctttctcatttttaatatatgcataaataaaatataatctcCCGCCAGTACATTTAGAAAACTTTAGAGTTACCGCAACAAGTAATGGGAGAAAAGAGAATTCGCTATATTCAGAAAAAGACTGCTAATTGATGTCCTTGCGTGACCCACCATTGAATTCTTGTCTAATTACTGTTTTGCTAAAGTAAATACATGCGATAGAGTAGAAtggatttttgttgttgttgttgtaaatgaaaaaaaaagtagaaaatcGTTTAAGATTTGGGTTTGATTATCTGCCTTCACTTTAGGGCTTGCTGCCCGAAATCACTTTTGCAAACAAGAATGTCTGCATTGTTGTTGGGTTTCCCAAAGCTATATGCTTTGTTACATCTAGATATCAAATGTATCATAATTTGGTACACGCAGTCCTATGATAAACGAAGAATGCTAAGTTCAATCGTGGATCTCACAATGGAGTTCACATATATCAGtagtttaaaataattaaagcgTACGCGCACAACTCACCTTCTATTGCAaacttcattaatttttattttttaaggcAAATGCTATGGTTAGTTGCCCACACACGTGAgtgattttttgaaataaatgcGGATAACATAATGTAACACCGAACATTTACAAAAATTTGTAACAAAGATTAGGTACCTATCTGCCCCATCAGTAATAATCTGGTGTATCCGGTTGTTTTATATACATGGTATTTAAGATAAACTACACTTAAAGAAAGTGAAATACTTTGAAAATTTGTGTCTTCACATGGAATTATCTCATATAAACTGTTTTCTTCCATTTATATGATTCTTTTTAATGTTAAAAAACATAATGATTTGGAAAATGAATAATGATAAATGTTCCATATAATTCTTGCATAGCTTTCTTGGGCACTTGGCCAACCCCATTTTTCTAACATTGTGCAGATCAAAGATATGGCACTGAAATTCTCTGGTGCTTACAAGCAATGCAAACCATGCACAGGGTCGAGTAATTATAAGAAAGGAACACCGAGACCTTACCCGGATTTTGATACTGCTTCAGAAGGGATTCCATACCCCTATGCTGCAAGCTCAAGTTCTACACCAGCTTGGGACTTCACCTCTAATCATCAGTTGGGTGCAAGATCAGACTCAAGATTTACCAGAGCATATGGTGGTGGTGATCGGACCCCGGGAGGTGCATCCTATGCTCAGTCTTGTGATGTAGTTTTGGATGAGGATGAGCCTAAGGAGTGGATGGCACAGGTGGAACCTGGCGTACACATCACTTTCGTATCTCTTCCTAATGGGGGAAATGATCTCAAACGAATTCGTTTCAGGTATGGCAATGACTATTgtagtaaaaagaaattagtaTCTGTACAAAGTAATTGTACCCTTGTCAAAATCCAAGAACAGGACTTGTGAACACATGGGGGTTAAAAATTGTTTGGAACTTGAGATGTGGCTTTGATTTTGCTAATGTCTTAAAATCTAGTACTTGTAACTTGATTATCCCTGTACATCAAACTGATCAAACATGACATTCAAATTTGAAGCCGAGAGATGTTTAACAAATGGCAAGCTCAGCGATGGTGGGGTGAGAATTATGACCGCATCATGGAGCTCTACAATGTTCAGAGATTCAACCGGCAAGCTCTGCACACTCCTCCAAGGTCTGAAGATGaggtaattaaatttaatttggcATTCAGGCATGAAAAGATGAACACCATTGACTTTAATGGCATTGTGGTCTATCTACTTGCATGATTAGTTGATTTCGACTCTCGAATGTACATGGAACCATTGAAATGGCTTCTTGGAAACCTCCTCATTTGATTTTATAGTGAACATCACTGTGATAAAGTTTCTAGAAGTGTGCTTTGATGGATGCTAGAAAAGAGGTCCATTGAATTAATGTCTATGATGTATGTGTACTTGAAAATGGTAGTTATTAACAGACTGTTGTACTCAGCAGCAGAGAGATTCTTCTTATTCAAGGATGGGATCTGCTATGGAAAGCCCTATGGCTCCATCGAACAAGGATTGGACACCAAGGAACCAGTATAAACCCTCTGGAGCTGGAAGTAGAGGCTATTTCCCATCCGATTCTTTTGatcatggtggtggtggtcaCCACTATAATGCTGGTGGTTCTAGTGCTTATGGAGCAGGCGGGCACAAGGGAGAGGCGTCATCTTTCGATGCTTCACGGACAACAACCTCCTCTAGAGATGAAGCTTCAATCTCAATTAGCAATGCTAGTGATGTCGAGTCAGAATGGGTTGAGGAAGATGAGCCTGGGGTATATATAACCATAAGGCAGCTAGCTGATGGCACTCGGGAACTTCGCCGTGTCCGATTCAGGTAACAGATTCACTAGCATTTTCATTCATCTTCTCTGTTGCATCATATATACCCATTCCATGACCTGCTCTGTATTTACTTCCATACAGCTAGTTCTTGATCTTCTTTTCAGAcactttttgttatttgttaaTAGATATCCACTACCATCTTCATGAATTCTCTCTGTTGCACCATAATATTGGCAATAAGCAATTTCTTGACCTTATTTCTCTGATTTGCACAGCCGCGAAAGGTTCGGGGAGATGAACGCAAAGTCGTGGTGggaagaaaacagagagagaataCAAGCTCAATACCTTTAAATTTTAACATTACAAACACAACCAACATTTCTGATGGATGATGATATGAAAGAGTTCAAGGTGCATCTGGATGTCCCAAAAAgctgaaaaatgaaatatttcaGTGAAGTCTCTCCACAGGAAATTGGTGTTGCCACCACTATTATATGATCTAACACttcaaataacttatttttttatttttcctatcATATATAGTGATGATGGCTCATGGGGTGGTGCTTCATTTCCTGTCGGGGCTCATTTACATGGGATATCTAGATGTGTCAAGTTTTGCCTTCATTGGTGTCTTTGGGTCTTCTTTTCCCTTTATGACTATTAGTTTTTGGGATTATGGGATTACGCGGCTCTCATTTGAGTTTCTTCTTTGTAACACATATAGTTTGAGAAAtggaatttaatttatttgcgGTTTATATATCTCTGAATGCCTTGTATTGCTCAAAATGCTCAAAGCATTTGCCCCATATGTACTTTGAAATGTAATTCGTCTTCCACCCTCCCCCTacccctatttttttttaattttttttgtttctttgttttgttctaaAAGGAAAACTTGTTGAAGAGCCCTCCATTGGAGGAACTAGTTGTTAGACATGTAAGCCCCCATAAACAAATTTTGCATAGCAATTTGTAGATGCAGTAAAAATCATCATGAATGTGAATGTCGCACTACATTTATGAATATGGATGGAAGTACATGGTGGAGCCTTTAGTAAATACTGATGAACATGAGTATGAACACCGCACTACATTCACGTTTATATTATGGACGAACATAAATTGTTTGAGGAATGCCAGCAACCTTCTAtctaactttatttttttggatattttcccttcttctcatgacaagtgtcactttctttacacttaaaacaatgtcattaatgcatcacacaaattaatttttttttttttccaaatttatccttattaaatgtattgacttttatatttccttcaatttatccTTCTTCCAATACATGATTTATAACTCCAtctgtttctttgtttgtttgactGTTATCCTTCAGGTTGGTAGCAGATTCCATCTAAAGAATCCTTTATTTATGTGGTTCTTATCAATCGGTTTGTGTTTCACAATCATATTGACGACAATCACTTACTTATATGATGTGTGGTTGGTCATACCTGAAACTTTTCTGGATGCagttttttttcattcctTACCATtatcaacaaatatatatttttatagatataaatttaataatgttataaattatttttttctaaaaataaatataatataataaatgggCTATGAAAGCACAGGCCCGGCCTCTGCCAAAGATATGGATCAGGTCGTTCCGGGCCGTACTTTAATCGTACTCGTTCAGTGCAAGGCTGAAATTTGGGCTGGGCTTCAGTCAGTGGCAATGTTGTAATTTGTAGGTGTTTTGAATGTTGTTTCGTATTATTTCTGGCCCCACTATTGGGCCTAAACCTCAAGCAAGAGACTTGCTGTCAAATTCTCCACCACCACCCTCATTCAACAAGAGCTTTATCCACATTATTTTCTGATCATCAGTCTCCTTTAATTTAGAGAGACAATTGAAAGATGTTCACGCATGCTGCATTCGGGTGGTAGTTAGTTTGTTGCATGCTGGTGGAATGGACTGATTATAATTTAACAATACTGATTGATTTTCAATGTCAATTCACATGTGGTATAACACGTACATTCTTTACTGATATTTGTATCCTAAAATATGAACTTATCACAGACATCAGCATAGCCAAATTGATATTTGTATCCTAAAATATGAACCCTTCAATTTAcctacaaaagaaaaggttctGATACAAATATTAAACTGAATTTATAATCACTTCAGTTGGAAAATCATGTATGAAAGTAACATCAGCTTTCAAAGTTCCGTCGTGTATTACATATATACCTTAAGGGAGAGAGGAGGGGCAGAAGATGTCACCAACACACAGCAACTCTCCCCAGCTTCCCAATTGTCTTGAGAGCTACATGGAGCTTCCCAATACTGCCTTAGCATTTTCCGGTAAAGAACTCAGGCGTATCTACAAAGCAACTTATGCTCAACTTCAGGGTTGCATCCAAAGTGTGTCCATCTTGTTAGCTAAATGAAATCTCTCAACTAAAAGCAGAGAGTACATCTTCTGAGTCCACCTTTACCTGAAAACAAGAGACAGGATTGGTGTTGGGAACTTCATACATAACAACAAGGTTAAAAAGTTCATTCCATTAGTAGCTGTAGATTGAAAATATGACTTACAAGTTCAAGATGGCTCAGCAAAGCTCCATGTAGTAAGTTTTTCAGCTTGTTACATTGATCTACCATGTGGCCCAAACTGATCATTTCCTCAAGTTGGCACCACAGACGCTGAACTGCTGTGTATGGAAACCAAACCGCAAATGGTCTTTTACGATTGATTATGTCAGCTGGTCTCTGTAGAAGAGAACATCTTAAGTTAAACAACCAGCAGAAATCAACATGAAATCAGATGGTCTCTCTGTAACACTAATGAGATGAAATCAACATAAACTATTTTTGCGTGATGTATCTGTGATACTAACGACATGAAATCAACATACACTATTATTGTCTCAGTTTTGTTTGTCCTATTTCTCATCTATCAGTATCAGCATCCAGACTATTTAATGGACCTCCTCTTTGCAAAAAACTCAGGTATCATTCTTGAGTGGCATTTGCATTTTTATTGAGGATTGTTatacaaaataatatgataGAAGAACTATTAGGCTCCGTTTGGATGGAGGTATTTGAAAGAGAAGATTTGGATTTGACATCAAAGTTAAATTTCCTAAGAGATACTATAAAACATTAAATTGGATATATTTCAACTAGATGTAGTACatttggaatggatttgaAATGACTTCTTGCGAAATGATTATGCATGAAGTCATTTGAaatccatttgtttttttcgacaaaaataaagtaataaatccatttgttttcttctgtaGTAGTCTCTAAACAAACCATTTAACCTTATAATATCATCTAAATCCCTAGATTAATCACTCACTCTACATGGACCCTTACAGTAACAATCCAATGGTATATTATAGCCAAACAAACTTCGCCATACAGCCAATGAACTGTCTAGAATGAAACTTAAGAGCAtaaattctctctctatccCCTTTATGGCGGCTGCTTTTCTTAATGAAGCAATAGCATTAACTTTTAAAAATGTGAGGTTGATATcagggaaattttttttcaaccaaGCTGTAATATAGAAACTTAAGATAGAAAAGAATAAGCTGCACTTTACCATTGATGCAAACGATCCTACATACTCGAGCAAAAGATTTGTAGCTTCTCTATATCGACCATAATCAACATATAGTTGGAACAATAACGCTGGATTTGATTCTTGGCCAGTCATGGTCCAAGTCCTTTCCCGCCTACCATCCTGTCAACAGTCAAGTGGGTCACAAGACTATCATGTCACAAGAATGGATTGTTTGAAGTTACGCATCAAATTAAACGGGATATAAGAAATCATAGTTAATAATGAaggataaaataaataatctaGGATTTAAGAAAATAGAGTTACTGAAAGTGAAAAGGATAAACTTAATAACATAGAATACAAGAAAGCATAGTTAACGAAGAAGTAACGAAGAAGAATAAACTAAATAAGATAGAAGATGcagaaagagagggagggaaggacagcggggagagagagagagagagagatagagagagagagagagagagagagagagagagagagagagagagagagagagatgattgttcaatgaaagaagaaaataaagtttcTAAAACGTGCttcctcttttattttcaGAACCACCTAGAGAGTTACCTTGAACATCTTTACCAGCCAAAGAGGCAATTCGATTTGAGGATCCGTACGAAGAAGAGTTTCAGCAACAACTTGTGGTAAACGGGCATGGAACACTTTATAATTTTCCTGCATATTTTGAATATatcaaaagagaaagataagaTGAAATACTTACAAGAAGCAAAGAGAAAGGATGGGGAAAGGTGAAGAATGAACAACACTCATGGTGGCTTGTCAGATGGTATGAGTATACATTCTCCTGACTTCCTTTAACAAATGCATATGGACAtatttgacaacaaaaaagGTAGAAGCACCAGAAAAGGCAGCTTCAGTTACATTTGTGTTGataaaataggaaaagaaTAAGATGCATTAATCATAAGTTCATAACTGATAACCTAAAAGGAGTTAAATAGAGGAAAACACTAATCATAATTGATAACCTAAAGGATTTAAATAGAATCCTACTAAAACACTTAACTTAGGAAGCGAGATCATTAAATAAACTAGGAACCATATGTTCTTAGATATTAGAATCCCAATTacaatttactttttttcGTTACAATGAATGGAATCGAACCCTTGACCTAGCCTGGTCCTAACCCATTTTTTTCGTTCCAATAAATTTTTCTCTGTTGTCGGGTTGGGCAAGCTGATCCAGGCTCAAAAATGCAATTATCAGAGTGATTTAAAATACATCAGGTAACTGGCCTGACCAGAGTCCACCCACCCAACAACTCCAACTTTTGACTTCAATACATGGGAATAAGCCAACACCAGGCATATTTGATTTGTAAACTATCAATCAAATTACATGAAAAGTAATTTAAGGACCTTTCTCTGATATTTATTTAGATTGGAGGGAAGCTGTGTTTTAATTTCAGTCAAGATATTCCGCATCGTTAATTTGTactgttttggttttggtctAGCAGATATTTTCAGGTGGACTCTGTTCCATTCCCACACTTTGTacagttatttatttttaatagaacgtgtttcttttttaaaaaattacatgAAAAGTGATTCAAATCAAAGTACTTTTGAGCTCAACAATGTAAAATATATGTCAAAAATATCAAATGGAAGTTAGTGACACCTTCTGAGGAAGATGATAAATAAATTGCAGGTACATGCTACCAAAGCTGTCTTATAATCAACGGTTTCTGTCTTGCTCTTTCTAATTTGAAATACATCACTAAAATCTTTATATATAGGACGATCATGGATTCTTAAGAGATAGTGTCTATCGTATCTAAAATCAATCACATATGGATTGTACTTGTGTCATAAACCCCTTAAAACCCCAAATCTTGAGactattgttttctttttcaataatGTCAACAGGAAAACTATTCCTTTTTCTATTAATCATATTGAATACTTgtaatatttgaaaaaagagAGCTGAGGGTTAAGCAGCTCAAATAGATTGAAGATGCAGAAGATGCTTACAAGATAAAGCTCAAGAGTTCCCCATTGACTGATTCCCTTAGATTGTTGATTTGTAGAACCCATATCAGGTGAACCATGAACAACTACTTCATCCTTTAATGAAGTCAACAGAAGACCATGTGCTCTGGGATCATCCCTGAAAGTTATAAATTACGTCATTTAGATTCAGTTACAAAGAAATTACTACAAGATTTGGATTGTACACTTATCAAAGTATTTAAGGCGACTGCATAACAACGGTAAGATTTATCTTACCCAACCCATGAAGAATCAACTCTATGTGGGCAGCAGCATTTCAATGACATGGCGGAGAAAGCTCTTTCCAATCCCCTGAACAAAACACAACTCTAGGTTTTATGCATTACAAAGGAAATAATTATGTCTATAATATTATGATATGGACCTATACCTCTTTAACTCTGAACCTTTTAAGAATCTTAAAAGAATTGTAAATGCCATATCATATAAATTTGTCTGGATCAGGAGATCAACAACCTCCAGTGGTGTTTTCTGGGTTCCTGAAGGAAATCATGGGTATTTCAACAATTATCTAAACATGGataagaaaagagagagataagaAATGggcagagaagaaaagaaaagcaaacacTTCAAACATGGGATGGAAGTGTTTGCCTTCCTTTTGTATGCTCTTCCAACCCAACCATGAGACGCAGAGATCAATCTGCTCATAAAAAGTAACATGGGACAGCCTGGATATACTGGGAAATTAAGCTTAAATAGAATTTTACCACTAGATGTCGGCTTGACATGTGCCAATGAAAGCAAATATTCTGCTGAAGTAAGCACAAACTCGTTCTCAATTTTCTCAATATCAATATAAGATTTCCCTGTTTGAGGGTGAACATCATTGCTGGCAGCTGCAATGAAAATTACACTTATCACCACATCAAAACAGAACAGTAAACAATGCAAATGCGGACACAGAAAATATTAGCTTAGAAAGTTCTATATGAGACATATACGCATGTAATTGTATGTATGTACATTCATGGTCTCTTACTGGTGAGCACAAAAACCCATCCAGAAATGAATTAAATAATAGGATTTCAAAATCAGCCATTGAATTTTGATCAACTTGTTGGCCGGCAAGAATTTGTTGCTCATCAGTAGGTAGAAGCTAAAAGTATATAATTTCAGTTACATATGGCAGTCATGAGAACAATTAAAGATGCAGACgcaaataaacaaatgttTGGTTGTTGCATTATTTACTCTGTTCATCTATGGTAATTTTAGCCTTTTTACTCGGATACTGCTCATTGTGAAGATAACTTCTCTCAGGTAGAGGATCAATCCAAGCATAGGCAGGATGAACAAGATAAAGTGCATTGATAGCAGCAGAGAGCCCATTGAGGATCTCCTTTAGTGCCAGTGACGAGTTCTGGTAATCTTTCAGAGCTGTCTCTGTTCTCAAACGAACAGAATATAGGTACATGTAGCTTGCTGCTCTTCTCCAGTTATGTCGATGCATTTCAAATGCATAAAGCAACTTATATAAGTTTGGCTTTGCTAAAACATCTGAACAATCTGCCTGCGCATTTCAGATAGACAAAAATCACCAGGATACAAAAATGCAGGAACCTACATTGAAATTCTGTATCCAAGGCTCTACAACTAGACCATACCTTCCTGGCAAGCTCTTGCTCTACCTTCTCTGTAAGGCCAATGAACGGTAGCTGACCACCACAAAGAATCTGCAATAAACAACAATGGAAGAAATCTAGTAATAAGAAAAACCCTCATAGGAGAATTAGCCTCAGTAGTACAAGCTTAAGCTGAAAAAGGGGTAACCAAACACATTACAGAAAGCacaatattcaaatatttttctacAACAAATATAACAATGCATAACTTTTCATGCAGGGAATGAGAAACGCATTGCattggaaataggaaatatagCTGATTTTAGTCGAAAATGTGAAGTTATTTTGAATATAGAAAGTCAGCACTCTACCCCCTAGGGTCTGTCAAATGTAAAGAAAATTATCTAAGTCACCATCAGACTAAAAGAAAGATATGGTTTGATAATTTTTCCTTGGATGGCAAAATTATTCACattcccaaaaaaatttcttttcacAAAAGAACTTACACTGACGTctctaattttctaaaattccATTCTATAATCATACAAAACAATATGGGAATTGTTATTGGCACTCCAAAAAAAGTCATCACGCACTCCTCATCCATTACAAAAACATATGATGGAAATTGCACTTCAAGGAGTATACGATGACGTTGAGCGTCGATAACAGCTcccaacaaatatatatacacagtTATTCTCTCATCCGGACGTCCGCACGTTATTGTAAACAAGGAGGAAAGCAAGGAGGTAGTAGAAAATACACAGGTCCGGATGTCCACATAAATACATATTGCAAATTAGTCAAGACAAAACCTGGAAAAGAATGTTGAAAGCAAAGAAAGGTTAATTGAAAATGTGAATAAAAACCTTTATGGCACCACGTTCATAAAGAACAATTATCAGACGCCTCAAGCAGATGCACTTGCTCTCCTCATCTGGGTTTGAAATTATTGCACAA encodes the following:
- the LOC117627941 gene encoding protein BREVIS RADIX isoform X1; this translates as MFTCIACTKQTDDGGEEGGARGSGTPSTKEAVKSLTAQIKDMALKFSGAYKQCKPCTGSSNYKKGTPRPYPDFDTASEGIPYPYAASSSSTPAWDFTSNHQLGARSDSRFTRAYGGGDRTPGGASYAQSCDVVLDEDEPKEWMAQVEPGVHITFVSLPNGGNDLKRIRFSREMFNKWQAQRWWGENYDRIMELYNVQRFNRQALHTPPRSEDEQQRDSSYSRMGSAMESPMAPSNKDWTPRNQYKPSGAGSRGYFPSDSFDHGGGGHHYNAGGSSAYGAGGHKGEASSFDASRTTTSSRDEASISISNASDVESEWVEEDEPGVYITIRQLADGTRELRRVRFSRERFGEMNAKSWWEENRERIQAQYL
- the LOC117627941 gene encoding protein BREVIS RADIX isoform X2, yielding MFTCIACTKQTDDGGEEGGARGSGTPSTKEAVKSLTAQIKDMALKFSGAYKQCKPCTGSSNYKKGTPRPYPDFDTASEGIPYPYAASSSSTPAWDFTSNHQLGARSDSRFTRAYGGGDRTPGGASYAQSCDVVLDEDEPKEWMAQVEPGVHITFVSLPNGGNDLKRIRFSREMFNKWQAQRWWGENYDRIMELYNVQRFNRQALHTPPRSEDEQRDSSYSRMGSAMESPMAPSNKDWTPRNQYKPSGAGSRGYFPSDSFDHGGGGHHYNAGGSSAYGAGGHKGEASSFDASRTTTSSRDEASISISNASDVESEWVEEDEPGVYITIRQLADGTRELRRVRFSRERFGEMNAKSWWEENRERIQAQYL